The Clostridioides difficile genome has a segment encoding these proteins:
- a CDS encoding ribosome maturation factor RimP, producing MKKDLEAAIEEIVTKITDEHGFEMVDVEYVKEAGEYYLRVYIDKEEGISLNECELVSRELSPILDEKDPIKENYFLEVSSPGLDRALRKDRDFARYQGRDVDLKLYKPLNGCKQFEGELVGLTEDNNIKVIINGEEMEFNRKDVAIVRLAIKF from the coding sequence ATGAAAAAAGATTTAGAAGCAGCAATTGAAGAAATTGTAACTAAAATAACGGATGAACATGGATTTGAAATGGTTGATGTTGAATATGTAAAAGAAGCGGGAGAATACTACTTAAGAGTATACATAGATAAAGAAGAAGGAATATCTTTAAATGAATGTGAATTAGTTAGTAGAGAACTAAGCCCAATATTAGACGAAAAAGACCCTATAAAAGAGAATTATTTTTTAGAAGTATCTTCTCCAGGGCTTGATAGAGCATTAAGAAAAGACAGAGACTTTGCTAGATACCAAGGTAGAGATGTAGATTTAAAATTATATAAGCCATTAAATGGATGTAAACAATTTGAAGGTGAACTTGTAGGATTAACAGAAGATAATAATATAAAAGTCATTATAAATGGTGAAGAAATGGAATTTAATAGAAAAGATGTTGCTATTGTTAGATTAGCAATAAAGTTTTAG